Proteins from a genomic interval of Paenibacillus sp. FSL R5-0623:
- a CDS encoding AraC family transcriptional regulator codes for MDLLNHIYWKKKAEFALVEDIYDAWVVFAVEEGVFRYEIDGQSGEAGFADLVLCPPHVPFRRETVTPLTFHYMLFRCNSTEDERLLPPIGKSLINDTKRLASTYAYLRQASEDNDEATTGWKTHLMLDLWRLYQWERRQSRLMETKFTEDALMAEAAVLLEEWAGEAVSLRTLAEQLALSPVQLTRRFREAFQETPSDYLKAIRLKKAKALLADSRLTLTQIAERCGYENGFYLSRVFSSTVGISPSEYRKRHQV; via the coding sequence ATGGACCTCCTTAATCACATCTACTGGAAGAAGAAAGCTGAATTTGCTCTGGTAGAAGATATCTACGACGCTTGGGTGGTCTTTGCCGTTGAAGAGGGCGTATTTCGTTACGAGATTGATGGGCAGAGCGGAGAGGCGGGTTTTGCTGATCTGGTGTTATGTCCGCCCCACGTTCCTTTTCGCAGAGAGACGGTAACCCCGCTGACGTTTCACTATATGCTGTTCCGTTGTAACTCCACAGAAGATGAGCGTCTCCTACCGCCAATCGGAAAATCCCTCATTAATGATACGAAGCGTCTGGCTTCAACATATGCCTACCTGCGTCAGGCGAGCGAGGACAACGATGAGGCTACAACAGGTTGGAAAACCCATCTGATGTTGGATTTGTGGCGGCTGTATCAATGGGAGCGCAGACAGAGCAGGCTAATGGAAACCAAGTTCACGGAGGATGCCCTCATGGCTGAAGCGGCAGTATTGTTGGAGGAGTGGGCAGGAGAGGCGGTCAGTCTTCGAACGTTGGCCGAACAGTTGGCTTTGAGTCCAGTCCAGCTCACCCGAAGGTTCCGGGAGGCCTTTCAAGAGACACCATCCGATTATCTGAAAGCGATTCGTCTCAAAAAAGCAAAAGCTTTGCTGGCAGATAGCCGTCTGACCCTCACGCAGATCGCTGAGAGATGTGGATATGAGAACGGATTTTATCTGAGCCGTGTATTTTCGTCCACCGTAGGAATCAGTCCCTCAGAGTATCGGAAACGACATCAAGTATGA
- a CDS encoding glycoside hydrolase family 88 protein has product MLNQMVLQERISKVSQAMESMKNTSINEQFPIGLIDIHLWEWPQGVGLYGLLQLHEATKDPKVLEFLESWYNARLMEGVPEKNVNTCAPLLTLISLCELTGNKEYEQVCEEWSSWIMDGLLRTGDGAFQHMITGDANDGQILIDTLFMTVLFLAKAGVYFKKPDMVEEAKRQFLVHIKYLYNKKTGLFYHGWDFNENHNYGAVHWGRGNAWYTAGVMDFLNIIPIEDGLKAYLLDTATAQVRALSKLQGEDGMWHTVLDDPTSYKETSATAAIGYGILKGIRYGYLDESYRQNGLRALEAVLKHIDDHGVVQQVSYGTPVGQDAQFYKDIAISPMGYGQALTLFILIEGLRVPTAE; this is encoded by the coding sequence ATGTTGAATCAAATGGTGCTGCAAGAGAGAATAAGCAAGGTATCCCAAGCGATGGAGTCTATGAAAAACACAAGCATCAATGAACAGTTTCCCATCGGACTAATCGACATACATCTATGGGAATGGCCGCAAGGTGTCGGTCTGTATGGCTTGCTTCAGCTCCATGAGGCAACGAAAGATCCCAAAGTGCTAGAATTTCTGGAATCATGGTATAATGCAAGGCTGATGGAAGGGGTACCGGAAAAAAATGTGAACACCTGCGCTCCGCTCCTTACTTTGATCTCATTATGCGAGCTGACCGGAAACAAGGAGTACGAACAGGTCTGTGAGGAGTGGAGCAGTTGGATCATGGATGGACTGCTGCGAACCGGAGATGGTGCGTTTCAACATATGATCACGGGAGATGCCAATGATGGTCAAATTCTGATTGATACCCTGTTTATGACGGTGCTATTTTTGGCCAAGGCAGGGGTATACTTCAAGAAACCCGACATGGTGGAAGAAGCCAAACGACAGTTCCTTGTGCATATCAAATATCTATATAACAAGAAAACCGGATTGTTCTATCACGGCTGGGATTTCAATGAAAATCATAACTATGGTGCTGTTCATTGGGGAAGAGGCAATGCATGGTATACGGCGGGAGTTATGGATTTCCTGAATATCATTCCGATCGAAGACGGGCTAAAAGCCTATCTGTTGGATACAGCAACCGCTCAAGTCAGAGCACTGAGCAAGCTTCAGGGTGAGGATGGCATGTGGCACACCGTGCTGGATGATCCAACCTCTTACAAAGAAACCTCAGCAACAGCAGCGATTGGATACGGCATTCTCAAGGGAATACGGTATGGATACCTGGATGAATCCTATCGCCAGAATGGCTTGAGAGCCCTTGAAGCGGTGTTGAAACATATTGATGATCACGGAGTTGTACAGCAGGTGTCCTATGGTACACCTGTGGGGCAGGATGCTCAGTTTTATAAAGATATAGCGATCAGTCCGATGGGTTATGGACAAGCACTTACGCTGTTTATCCTGATTGAGGGCTTGCGGGTTCCAACCGCCGAATAG
- a CDS encoding AraC family transcriptional regulator, whose protein sequence is MLTIHTPTNIALQENEVYVRSEADNFQDEWPVHTHNGYEIHYFIQGDATFLIGDRIYKPLPGDMFIFRGGVPHRINPSREIVYKRSFVNFTELLLLDMLAVSQLENLMSIFRHPNGLLVHWPPEEREHITGIFKGIKEEMGAGNTGYKTMVKLSLTQLLLRIYRKTTSEQSANPILCSSQKQTSVSRVLHYLNQNYTENVSLDELSKTLHLNKYYICHSFKETTGYTISNYVIRKRVAEAKKLLLSTDAPILSISERLGFNTPVYFSRAFKQYVGVSPQLFRKSELLNEAKIH, encoded by the coding sequence ATGCTAACCATACACACCCCGACGAATATTGCTTTGCAGGAAAATGAAGTTTATGTGCGATCAGAAGCAGATAATTTTCAGGATGAATGGCCTGTTCATACGCATAATGGGTATGAGATACATTATTTTATTCAAGGAGATGCAACCTTTCTAATCGGTGACCGAATATATAAGCCGCTGCCTGGAGATATGTTTATATTCAGAGGCGGTGTGCCCCACCGAATCAATCCTTCAAGAGAAATCGTGTACAAGCGAAGTTTTGTCAATTTCACGGAATTATTGCTTTTGGACATGCTTGCTGTCAGTCAGTTGGAGAATCTGATGTCCATATTCCGTCATCCCAATGGGTTATTGGTGCATTGGCCTCCAGAGGAGCGTGAGCATATCACAGGTATATTTAAGGGAATCAAGGAGGAGATGGGGGCAGGAAATACAGGATACAAAACAATGGTCAAATTAAGTCTTACCCAATTGCTATTGCGGATTTACCGGAAAACGACCAGTGAGCAATCCGCCAATCCTATCTTATGTTCTTCCCAGAAGCAAACAAGCGTAAGCCGGGTTCTTCATTATTTAAACCAGAACTATACGGAGAATGTTTCATTGGATGAACTGTCCAAAACACTCCATTTGAATAAATACTACATTTGTCATTCTTTCAAAGAGACGACGGGATATACCATAAGCAACTATGTTATACGGAAAAGAGTTGCAGAGGCCAAAAAATTGTTGCTGTCTACGGATGCACCGATTTTGTCCATATCTGAGAGGCTAGGTTTTAACACACCTGTATATTTTAGCAGGGCCTTTAAACAATATGTGGGTGTATCACCACAGTTATTCCGTAAAAGTGAATTGCTCAACGAAGCCAAAATTCATTAG
- a CDS encoding FAD-dependent oxidoreductase: MKHELVKPDITVIGGGLAGVCAAISAARLGQQVALVQNRPVLGGNSSSEVRVWVCGATAHGINRYARETGIMGELFVENQYRNPEGNPYLWDLIILEAVRAESNISLYLNTDVHEVEATGDGDERMITSVTGWMMGSERKIRFESQIYLDCTGDGLVGFLAGAKFALGREARSEYGEEWAPEVADQITLGSTLLFYTKDAGAPVRYIPPSFAKDITQTSIPIRRVIRSGDSGCHYWWIEWGGEHDTVHDNELIRDELWSVIYGIWDYIKNSGKFDADNMTLEWIGSLPGKREYRRFTGDYVLTQNDIISQREFPDAVAFGGWSIDLHPPQGMYAEASGSKHMHADGVYHVPFRSLYSANVRNMLMAGRDISASHVAFGTTRVMATCAVIGEAAGTGAALCAAMGVSPRELYARHLAVLQQTLLRQDASIIGVRSHDELDLARRAKATASSTLTGIALEQPGETYPLGTDVALLLPVHPVLSGLELLLDASSDTALTVELWDTGRKENYVPHSLQVTATVNVTTGTAQWVKLPLEWRPEEPQNAFMIIRSNKAVSLYHSTEAHSGVLIFFKTEENHVSKNLEDHATDQPVVLWSMQGLARQPFCCRTLSETTAYSADNTINGYHRPYGGPQQWMSQPMQSGKPEWVQLTWEEPQTLAELHLTFNDDVNEDLVNLHHHHTTFRVMPELVRDYRVDVLTPAGEWIQVASVQENHKRKVIHSPDVPVSAKALRIIIDATNGSRYAELIEIRAY; the protein is encoded by the coding sequence ATGAAGCACGAACTCGTTAAACCGGATATCACCGTCATCGGGGGCGGGCTTGCTGGCGTATGCGCTGCCATATCTGCTGCCCGGCTGGGCCAACAGGTGGCTCTGGTACAGAATCGTCCTGTACTCGGTGGCAATTCAAGCAGTGAAGTACGCGTGTGGGTCTGCGGCGCTACCGCCCACGGAATTAATCGCTATGCCCGCGAGACGGGTATCATGGGGGAACTATTTGTAGAGAATCAGTATCGTAATCCAGAGGGCAACCCCTATCTCTGGGACTTGATCATTCTGGAAGCCGTTCGAGCTGAATCCAACATCAGCCTGTACCTGAACACGGATGTACATGAAGTCGAGGCCACTGGGGATGGGGATGAACGTATGATCACCTCCGTTACCGGGTGGATGATGGGATCTGAGCGCAAAATCCGATTCGAAAGTCAGATCTATCTGGACTGTACGGGCGATGGATTGGTTGGCTTTCTGGCTGGAGCCAAGTTTGCACTCGGCCGGGAAGCCCGCAGCGAATATGGTGAAGAATGGGCACCTGAGGTGGCTGATCAGATCACGCTGGGCAGTACACTTCTCTTTTATACCAAGGATGCTGGTGCGCCTGTCCGTTATATCCCGCCTTCTTTTGCCAAGGATATCACGCAGACGAGTATTCCGATTCGCCGGGTCATTCGCAGCGGGGATTCCGGTTGTCATTACTGGTGGATTGAATGGGGCGGTGAACATGACACCGTTCATGACAATGAGCTGATCCGTGATGAACTGTGGTCCGTGATCTACGGGATCTGGGACTATATCAAGAATTCCGGCAAGTTTGATGCCGACAATATGACGCTGGAGTGGATTGGTTCTCTGCCTGGCAAAAGGGAGTACCGCCGCTTCACGGGTGACTATGTGCTCACCCAGAATGATATTATCAGCCAGCGGGAGTTCCCGGATGCCGTTGCCTTTGGCGGCTGGTCCATTGACCTGCATCCCCCGCAGGGCATGTACGCCGAAGCGAGTGGCTCGAAGCATATGCATGCCGATGGCGTATATCACGTGCCGTTCCGCTCGTTGTATTCCGCAAATGTGCGGAATATGCTCATGGCCGGGCGCGACATCAGTGCATCACATGTCGCCTTCGGCACGACCCGCGTCATGGCAACATGCGCGGTCATCGGCGAAGCCGCTGGTACGGGCGCGGCGCTCTGCGCGGCCATGGGGGTGTCGCCGCGCGAGTTGTACGCGAGGCATTTGGCGGTCCTGCAGCAGACGTTGCTGCGGCAGGACGCTTCCATCATCGGGGTGCGCAGCCACGATGAGCTGGATCTGGCCCGGCGTGCCAAGGCTACAGCCTCCAGCACGCTGACGGGCATTGCCCTTGAGCAGCCTGGCGAGACGTACCCGCTGGGTACGGATGTTGCCCTGCTGCTGCCTGTGCATCCAGTGCTCAGCGGCCTGGAGCTGCTGCTGGATGCATCCAGCGATACCGCGCTGACGGTAGAGCTGTGGGATACGGGGCGTAAGGAGAACTACGTCCCGCATTCGTTACAAGTTACGGCGACTGTTAACGTTACAACAGGAACTGCGCAGTGGGTGAAGCTTCCGCTCGAATGGCGACCGGAAGAACCACAGAATGCTTTTATGATCATCCGCTCCAATAAAGCCGTCTCACTCTACCATTCGACAGAAGCACACAGCGGGGTGCTGATCTTCTTCAAAACAGAAGAAAACCACGTGTCCAAAAATCTGGAGGATCATGCCACGGATCAGCCTGTCGTATTATGGTCCATGCAGGGGTTGGCGCGTCAGCCCTTCTGCTGTCGTACCCTCTCTGAGACCACGGCCTATTCAGCGGACAACACGATCAACGGTTACCATCGCCCTTACGGTGGGCCGCAACAGTGGATGTCGCAGCCGATGCAGTCTGGCAAGCCGGAATGGGTACAACTGACATGGGAAGAGCCACAAACCTTGGCTGAATTGCACTTGACGTTTAATGATGATGTGAACGAGGATCTGGTTAATTTACATCACCATCACACAACATTCCGCGTGATGCCTGAGCTGGTGCGTGATTATCGCGTGGATGTACTGACTCCGGCTGGCGAATGGATACAAGTCGCAAGCGTGCAAGAAAATCACAAAAGAAAAGTTATTCATTCCCCGGATGTCCCTGTGTCAGCTAAGGCTCTGAGAATCATAATTGATGCCACAAATGGCAGCAGATATGCCGAATTAATCGAGATTCGAGCTTACTAA
- a CDS encoding GNAT family protein — protein MLKKRDLQECHSLYSLMMDPAVFPYVRYACQSYEEYLFLTKQLMAEEEQKTVISRTILNETGQPIGTIDLYHIEHQTGFLATWIGSPFFGNGYSQRAKSAFFVELFLEHGIETVFMKIRKQNIRSRKAVEKLSYVKLANDVYPDVYQRINMNEQMYDLYHVERSAFFENSMNLHQVVAT, from the coding sequence ATGTTAAAAAAACGTGATTTGCAGGAATGCCATTCACTGTACAGCTTAATGATGGACCCCGCAGTTTTTCCCTACGTTCGTTATGCATGCCAATCGTATGAGGAATATCTATTCCTTACTAAACAATTGATGGCTGAAGAAGAGCAAAAGACAGTGATTTCCCGAACGATTTTGAATGAAACAGGGCAGCCTATTGGAACCATTGATCTATATCATATCGAGCATCAAACCGGTTTTTTAGCCACATGGATTGGATCACCGTTTTTTGGAAATGGGTATAGCCAAAGAGCCAAATCAGCCTTCTTTGTTGAATTGTTTCTGGAACATGGGATTGAAACGGTATTTATGAAGATACGCAAGCAGAATATAAGATCCAGAAAAGCGGTAGAAAAACTGTCTTATGTGAAGTTAGCCAATGATGTGTATCCAGATGTATATCAACGGATTAATATGAACGAACAGATGTATGATCTGTATCATGTAGAACGGTCAGCCTTTTTCGAAAATAGTATGAATCTGCACCAAGTAGTAGCTACGTAA
- a CDS encoding carbohydrate ABC transporter permease yields MVMKPMVKIFIYSLLSVAAVVWLLPVLWVVISSLKTNSDLYSFPPKLWPQSVTFEHFKAAFSKGDFGLYFMNSTIVTVSSTLLLLLINSMAGFALAKYRFRGSSIILIAFISTLMIPIEVIMIPIFKVLSALGMYNSLLAIIIPPAATPTGVFLMRQYLLSVPDELLEAARMDGAGEWKIYWSIILPIAKPILAVLAIFSFMWRWDDFVWPLIAISDPSKYTIQLALSNFIGEYNVDWGSLLAMSVITMLPVLIVFMVFQRYFVSGMITSGMKG; encoded by the coding sequence ATGGTAATGAAGCCTATGGTCAAAATCTTCATCTACAGTCTGTTAAGTGTTGCCGCAGTGGTGTGGCTCCTGCCTGTCCTGTGGGTCGTGATTTCTTCTCTGAAAACGAATAGCGATCTATATAGCTTCCCTCCCAAGTTGTGGCCGCAATCCGTCACCTTTGAGCATTTCAAGGCGGCATTCAGCAAAGGTGATTTTGGCTTATATTTTATGAATAGTACGATCGTAACGGTGTCCTCAACGCTACTGCTGTTATTGATTAATTCCATGGCCGGCTTTGCACTCGCGAAGTACCGCTTCCGCGGAAGCTCGATCATATTAATTGCTTTTATCTCAACACTTATGATTCCGATTGAGGTAATCATGATTCCTATATTCAAGGTGCTGAGCGCACTGGGGATGTATAATAGCCTGCTCGCGATTATTATCCCGCCAGCAGCAACCCCGACAGGTGTGTTCCTTATGCGCCAGTATTTGTTGAGCGTACCGGACGAGCTGTTGGAAGCTGCCCGGATGGATGGAGCGGGCGAATGGAAAATTTACTGGAGCATTATTCTTCCGATAGCGAAGCCGATTCTTGCAGTGCTCGCAATCTTCTCCTTCATGTGGAGATGGGATGATTTTGTATGGCCGTTAATTGCGATTAGTGACCCATCGAAATATACGATCCAGCTTGCGCTTTCTAATTTTATTGGTGAATACAACGTGGATTGGGGAAGTTTGCTTGCGATGTCCGTCATCACGATGCTTCCGGTACTGATTGTTTTTATGGTTTTCCAGCGGTATTTTGTCAGCGGTATGATTACTTCAGGAATGAAAGGATGA
- a CDS encoding phosphotransferase: MEVAKQEEVLSGGNVNQVVRIGETVRRHAKPNPYVIELLLHLEKVGYDHAPRFLGIDEQGREVLSYLEGIVPGNDYPDLEEYMWSDESLIEVAKLLRSYHDATVGFTTTSVSTNRYPGITKDEVVCHNDFVPYNVVYKDGRPQGIIDFDMAGPGPRMWDIAYVLYTSVPLADFSPEMDGTGVMPYTSQAHGTVRKERIALFMATYGLSVPADLKDWVISRIRFMCKTLTDRAADGDVAFMKMVEEGHLAHYEKEVIFLENHWDEWV, encoded by the coding sequence ATGGAAGTGGCCAAGCAGGAGGAAGTGTTATCGGGAGGTAATGTGAATCAGGTTGTCCGAATAGGTGAGACGGTTCGCAGGCATGCGAAACCAAATCCATATGTGATTGAATTGCTTTTACATCTCGAAAAAGTTGGTTATGATCATGCCCCTCGATTTCTGGGAATAGATGAACAGGGGCGAGAAGTACTTTCTTACCTCGAAGGCATCGTTCCAGGCAATGATTATCCTGATCTAGAAGAGTATATGTGGTCAGACGAATCTTTGATTGAAGTCGCAAAACTGTTGAGAAGTTACCATGATGCGACCGTTGGATTTACAACAACATCAGTATCAACGAACAGATATCCAGGCATAACTAAAGATGAAGTTGTATGTCATAACGATTTTGTGCCGTATAATGTGGTGTACAAGGATGGCCGTCCTCAAGGCATTATTGATTTTGATATGGCGGGTCCGGGTCCGCGAATGTGGGATATCGCCTATGTTTTGTATACCTCCGTTCCACTCGCAGATTTCTCACCAGAGATGGATGGAACAGGTGTAATGCCATACACCAGTCAGGCGCACGGAACTGTTCGAAAAGAACGGATTGCCTTATTCATGGCAACGTACGGGCTGAGTGTTCCAGCAGATTTGAAGGATTGGGTCATATCCCGTATCCGTTTTATGTGTAAAACACTGACTGATCGTGCGGCTGATGGAGATGTCGCTTTTATGAAGATGGTCGAAGAGGGTCATCTGGCCCACTATGAGAAAGAAGTCATTTTTCTTGAAAACCATTGGGATGAATGGGTTTGA
- a CDS encoding sugar ABC transporter permease: MSEGQRLNRNTLAKQNRKLVIAPYLFILPNLLIFGTFIVFPSLLGLYYSFHVYDGLNPMKFNGLDNYIKIIGDREFWSTIGRTGIYAAIVVPLIYAAALGIALLLAREIRMRGFFRAVFYWPTMISYIIVGLTWKWIFGDSFGILNHLLTVVGVEPVGFLTSSFWANTAVIIATVWSRAGFFMVIFIAGLQAIPTDYYEAARLDGATGMKVFRYITLPLLKPTSLLVVMLTLIDAFKAFPLMFALTGGGPGKDTTYIVQYIYEIGFNRQELGLASAMSVILFILIGGFSALQFRLSKGGAT; encoded by the coding sequence ATGAGTGAAGGACAACGATTAAACAGGAATACGCTGGCAAAACAGAACAGGAAGCTCGTTATTGCTCCTTATCTGTTTATATTACCCAACCTCCTGATCTTTGGAACTTTTATCGTATTTCCCTCTTTATTGGGCCTCTATTATTCCTTCCATGTCTATGATGGATTGAACCCGATGAAGTTCAACGGGCTGGATAATTATATCAAAATTATAGGAGATCGGGAATTTTGGTCGACCATCGGACGAACGGGGATTTATGCAGCAATTGTTGTCCCGCTAATATATGCAGCAGCGTTAGGCATTGCTTTGCTGCTTGCACGCGAGATTAGAATGCGCGGGTTCTTCAGGGCCGTATTTTACTGGCCGACCATGATTTCTTACATTATCGTTGGATTGACCTGGAAGTGGATTTTCGGAGATTCATTTGGCATTTTGAATCATCTGTTAACCGTGGTTGGTGTGGAACCTGTAGGTTTTTTAACCTCTTCCTTTTGGGCAAATACGGCTGTAATCATCGCGACAGTATGGTCACGTGCAGGCTTTTTCATGGTCATTTTTATCGCCGGTTTGCAGGCTATACCTACGGATTATTATGAGGCTGCCCGATTGGACGGAGCAACGGGAATGAAGGTGTTCCGCTATATCACGCTCCCGCTTTTGAAGCCGACAAGCTTGCTTGTTGTTATGCTGACTCTGATTGACGCGTTCAAAGCATTCCCACTTATGTTTGCGCTTACAGGTGGTGGTCCGGGCAAAGATACTACCTATATTGTTCAATATATTTATGAGATTGGCTTTAACAGACAGGAGCTCGGTCTGGCCAGTGCCATGTCGGTGATACTGTTTATCCTTATTGGTGGATTCTCGGCTCTGCAATTCCGTCTATCAAAAGGAGGGGCTACGTAA
- a CDS encoding sugar ABC transporter substrate-binding protein, producing MTRRTTFKLITSMVLVMLLIVLTACGNSGTNANPKQTTLDFLWFSDGKEGEVIKEIIKDYEQTNTKVKINLIEVGFKDIQTKLKTMLSGGKAPALSRVTDTGSFANQAVDLTPYVDNADQFEDQFIDSLKPYYVINDKLVAAPMDVTANGLIYNKTLFDKAGVKVPTSPDQVWTWDEYTAALKEVMDKGGARYGMVWDVTPHRWSTLLYQNGGSILTEDGTAAAINNEAGIRSMEQFKQLHQEGIMPESVWLGGENPNNLFRSGTVATHWAGNWMISNYKDITDFEWGVTYMPKGTQRSSVPGGKFLMAFKGSGYEQEAAEFIEYLTSKEVNSKYNQESLFMSPRKDSSVLNYEFGKEMFEIFADELKNSSPLAANDWSRQTIISKISTDLKNNIVEVLSDKATPQEALDRTAKLINEAIGSQ from the coding sequence ATGACAAGAAGAACAACGTTTAAGCTCATCACTAGCATGGTATTGGTCATGTTACTCATCGTATTGACTGCTTGCGGAAATTCAGGTACCAATGCTAATCCAAAACAAACAACCCTGGATTTCCTGTGGTTCTCTGACGGAAAAGAAGGAGAAGTCATCAAGGAAATCATTAAAGATTATGAGCAGACCAATACCAAGGTTAAAATCAACCTGATTGAAGTTGGTTTCAAGGATATCCAAACCAAATTAAAAACAATGTTATCCGGTGGAAAGGCACCTGCCCTGAGCCGGGTCACGGATACCGGATCATTTGCTAATCAGGCGGTTGATCTGACACCTTACGTGGACAATGCGGACCAATTCGAGGATCAATTTATTGACTCACTTAAACCTTATTATGTTATTAATGACAAGCTGGTAGCGGCGCCTATGGATGTTACAGCGAATGGGCTTATTTATAACAAAACCTTATTTGATAAAGCTGGCGTCAAAGTACCGACCTCTCCTGACCAGGTATGGACGTGGGATGAATACACAGCTGCGTTAAAAGAGGTTATGGACAAAGGCGGAGCACGTTATGGCATGGTATGGGATGTCACACCGCATAGATGGTCCACTCTTTTGTATCAGAATGGCGGAAGCATCTTAACAGAGGATGGCACTGCAGCAGCGATTAACAATGAAGCCGGAATCCGTAGCATGGAGCAGTTCAAGCAGCTTCATCAAGAAGGGATCATGCCCGAATCCGTATGGCTCGGAGGGGAAAATCCGAACAACCTGTTCCGTTCCGGGACGGTGGCTACCCACTGGGCTGGCAACTGGATGATCAGCAATTACAAGGATATCACTGATTTTGAATGGGGAGTCACCTATATGCCAAAAGGAACACAACGTTCTTCAGTGCCAGGCGGGAAGTTTCTGATGGCATTCAAAGGCAGCGGATATGAGCAGGAGGCGGCAGAATTTATTGAATACTTAACGTCCAAAGAAGTGAATTCAAAATATAACCAAGAATCATTGTTTATGAGTCCGCGGAAGGACAGCTCTGTATTGAATTATGAATTCGGCAAGGAGATGTTTGAAATTTTCGCAGATGAACTGAAGAACAGTTCGCCTCTTGCAGCTAATGACTGGTCCAGACAGACCATTATATCCAAAATTTCAACGGACCTGAAAAATAATATTGTTGAGGTTTTATCCGATAAGGCAACTCCGCAGGAGGCATTGGATCGAACAGCCAAGCTGATTAACGAGGCTATTGGCAGTCAATAA